A single genomic interval of Mustela nigripes isolate SB6536 chromosome 7, MUSNIG.SB6536, whole genome shotgun sequence harbors:
- the ZBP1 gene encoding Z-DNA-binding protein 1 isoform X2: MAQAPGDPDETDLEQRILQVLRDVGSPMKSSQLAKECQVPKKNVNQVLYQMLKESKVSQERPAMWGLGQGGTREVEPAEPARPSQELPQQDVAAAPEEPGRQLTKQQEEIYRILKTHGPCKALTISQKLGKKTAKEVNPDLYAMRGKHLLDLDEKSSTWAVYRPDLAGRNPAPAIIYQKNPINMICQNGPNNHISIENSESIQIGHGNVIVRPTASGENGSMAPLHLPPVAPADPSSQTSPAAAWGPQDICLEKSVLRRVQMGHGNNMNLKSAPAKDPTARSPSISPPVCAPTDGPEALFEIRMPKPGPSAEEEVAQRVRIRSCFLEDTAIGNSNRMTVSSETAGPEGAVRPEDIKRDPGEPGKDAGAEPRSQFPHHRDQAPPRQQRRLDLHLRP; encoded by the exons ATGGCCCAGGCCCCTGGGGACCCTGATGAAACAg accTCGAGCAGAGGATCCTGCAGGTGCTGAGGGACGTTGGCTCCCCCATGAAGTCCAGCCAGTTGGCAAAGGAGTGCCAAGTGCCCAAGAAGAATGTCAACCAAGTCCTCTACCAGATGCTGAAGGAGTCCAAAGTCTCCCAGGAACGCCCTGCGATGTGGGGCCTGGGCCAGGGTGGGACCAGAGAAGTGGAGCCCGCAGAGCCGGCCCGGCCCAGCCAGG AGCTGCCCCAGCAGGACGTGGCTGCAGCTCCAGAGGAACCTGGCCGTCAGCTCACTAAACAGC AGGAAGAGATCTACAGGATTCTGAAAACCCATGGGCCCTGTAAGGCCCTGACCATCTCCCAGAAGCTGGGAAAGAAGACAGCGAAAGAGGTCAACCCAGACTTGTACGCCATGAGGGGGAAGCACCTTCTGGACTTGGATGAGAAGTCAAGTACATGGGCAGTTTATCGGCCAG ACTTGGCAGGAAGAAATCCGGCCCCTGCAATAATTTACCAGAAAAATCCAATCAACATGATCTGTCAGAATGGACCCAATAACCACATTTCCATTGAAAACTCCGAAAGCATCCAGATTGGACATGGGAATGTCATCGTGAGACCGACAGCCTCTGGAGAGAATG GCTCCATggctcccctccacctccccccagtGGCACCAGCTGACCCCTCATCTCAGACATCTCCGGCTGCAGCCTGGGGACCCCAGGACATCTGCTTGGAGAAGTCTGTGCTCAGACGGGTACAGATGGGACACGGCAACAACATGAACCTCAAGAGTGCCCCGGCCAAGGACCCTACAGCCCGCAGCCCCTCGATCAGCCCCCCAG TCTGTGCCCCCACGGATGGCCCAGAAGCTTTGTTCGAAATTCGAATGCCCAAACCAGGACCTTCTGCTGAGGAGGAGGTGGCCCAGAGAGTCCGTATCCGTTCATGCTTCCTTGAGGACACCGCCATCGGCAACAGCAACAGAATGACTGTCAGCTCGGAGACAGCTGGTCCAGAAGGAGCTGTAAGGCCTGAGGACATCAAGAGGGACCCTGGGGAGCCAGGCAAGGATGCAG GTGCAGAGCCTAGAAGCCAGTTCCCTCACCACCGTGACCAGGCTCCCCCCCGGCAACAGCGACGTCTTGACCTTCATCTCCGACCTTGA
- the ZBP1 gene encoding Z-DNA-binding protein 1 isoform X3, whose protein sequence is MAQAPGDPDETDLEQRILQVLRDVGSPMKSSQLAKECQVPKKNVNQVLYQMLKESKVSQERPAMWGLGQGGTREVEPAEPARPSQAELPQQDVAAAPEEPGRQLTKQQEEIYRILKTHGPCKALTISQKLGKKTAKEVNPDLYAMRGKHLLDLDEKSSTWAVYRPDLAGRNPAPAIIYQKNPINMICQNGPNNHISIENSESIQIGHGNVIVRPTASGENVAPADPSSQTSPAAAWGPQDICLEKSVLRRVQMGHGNNMNLKSAPAKDPTARSPSISPPVCAPTDGPEALFEIRMPKPGPSAEEEVAQRVRIRSCFLEDTAIGNSNRMTVSSETAGPEGAVRPEDIKRDPGEPGKDAGAEPRSQFPHHRDQAPPRQQRRLDLHLRP, encoded by the exons ATGGCCCAGGCCCCTGGGGACCCTGATGAAACAg accTCGAGCAGAGGATCCTGCAGGTGCTGAGGGACGTTGGCTCCCCCATGAAGTCCAGCCAGTTGGCAAAGGAGTGCCAAGTGCCCAAGAAGAATGTCAACCAAGTCCTCTACCAGATGCTGAAGGAGTCCAAAGTCTCCCAGGAACGCCCTGCGATGTGGGGCCTGGGCCAGGGTGGGACCAGAGAAGTGGAGCCCGCAGAGCCGGCCCGGCCCAGCCAGG cagAGCTGCCCCAGCAGGACGTGGCTGCAGCTCCAGAGGAACCTGGCCGTCAGCTCACTAAACAGC AGGAAGAGATCTACAGGATTCTGAAAACCCATGGGCCCTGTAAGGCCCTGACCATCTCCCAGAAGCTGGGAAAGAAGACAGCGAAAGAGGTCAACCCAGACTTGTACGCCATGAGGGGGAAGCACCTTCTGGACTTGGATGAGAAGTCAAGTACATGGGCAGTTTATCGGCCAG ACTTGGCAGGAAGAAATCCGGCCCCTGCAATAATTTACCAGAAAAATCCAATCAACATGATCTGTCAGAATGGACCCAATAACCACATTTCCATTGAAAACTCCGAAAGCATCCAGATTGGACATGGGAATGTCATCGTGAGACCGACAGCCTCTGGAGAGAATG tGGCACCAGCTGACCCCTCATCTCAGACATCTCCGGCTGCAGCCTGGGGACCCCAGGACATCTGCTTGGAGAAGTCTGTGCTCAGACGGGTACAGATGGGACACGGCAACAACATGAACCTCAAGAGTGCCCCGGCCAAGGACCCTACAGCCCGCAGCCCCTCGATCAGCCCCCCAG TCTGTGCCCCCACGGATGGCCCAGAAGCTTTGTTCGAAATTCGAATGCCCAAACCAGGACCTTCTGCTGAGGAGGAGGTGGCCCAGAGAGTCCGTATCCGTTCATGCTTCCTTGAGGACACCGCCATCGGCAACAGCAACAGAATGACTGTCAGCTCGGAGACAGCTGGTCCAGAAGGAGCTGTAAGGCCTGAGGACATCAAGAGGGACCCTGGGGAGCCAGGCAAGGATGCAG GTGCAGAGCCTAGAAGCCAGTTCCCTCACCACCGTGACCAGGCTCCCCCCCGGCAACAGCGACGTCTTGACCTTCATCTCCGACCTTGA
- the ZBP1 gene encoding Z-DNA-binding protein 1 isoform X1, whose protein sequence is MAQAPGDPDETDLEQRILQVLRDVGSPMKSSQLAKECQVPKKNVNQVLYQMLKESKVSQERPAMWGLGQGGTREVEPAEPARPSQAELPQQDVAAAPEEPGRQLTKQQEEIYRILKTHGPCKALTISQKLGKKTAKEVNPDLYAMRGKHLLDLDEKSSTWAVYRPDLAGRNPAPAIIYQKNPINMICQNGPNNHISIENSESIQIGHGNVIVRPTASGENGSMAPLHLPPVAPADPSSQTSPAAAWGPQDICLEKSVLRRVQMGHGNNMNLKSAPAKDPTARSPSISPPVCAPTDGPEALFEIRMPKPGPSAEEEVAQRVRIRSCFLEDTAIGNSNRMTVSSETAGPEGAVRPEDIKRDPGEPGKDAGAEPRSQFPHHRDQAPPRQQRRLDLHLRP, encoded by the exons ATGGCCCAGGCCCCTGGGGACCCTGATGAAACAg accTCGAGCAGAGGATCCTGCAGGTGCTGAGGGACGTTGGCTCCCCCATGAAGTCCAGCCAGTTGGCAAAGGAGTGCCAAGTGCCCAAGAAGAATGTCAACCAAGTCCTCTACCAGATGCTGAAGGAGTCCAAAGTCTCCCAGGAACGCCCTGCGATGTGGGGCCTGGGCCAGGGTGGGACCAGAGAAGTGGAGCCCGCAGAGCCGGCCCGGCCCAGCCAGG cagAGCTGCCCCAGCAGGACGTGGCTGCAGCTCCAGAGGAACCTGGCCGTCAGCTCACTAAACAGC AGGAAGAGATCTACAGGATTCTGAAAACCCATGGGCCCTGTAAGGCCCTGACCATCTCCCAGAAGCTGGGAAAGAAGACAGCGAAAGAGGTCAACCCAGACTTGTACGCCATGAGGGGGAAGCACCTTCTGGACTTGGATGAGAAGTCAAGTACATGGGCAGTTTATCGGCCAG ACTTGGCAGGAAGAAATCCGGCCCCTGCAATAATTTACCAGAAAAATCCAATCAACATGATCTGTCAGAATGGACCCAATAACCACATTTCCATTGAAAACTCCGAAAGCATCCAGATTGGACATGGGAATGTCATCGTGAGACCGACAGCCTCTGGAGAGAATG GCTCCATggctcccctccacctccccccagtGGCACCAGCTGACCCCTCATCTCAGACATCTCCGGCTGCAGCCTGGGGACCCCAGGACATCTGCTTGGAGAAGTCTGTGCTCAGACGGGTACAGATGGGACACGGCAACAACATGAACCTCAAGAGTGCCCCGGCCAAGGACCCTACAGCCCGCAGCCCCTCGATCAGCCCCCCAG TCTGTGCCCCCACGGATGGCCCAGAAGCTTTGTTCGAAATTCGAATGCCCAAACCAGGACCTTCTGCTGAGGAGGAGGTGGCCCAGAGAGTCCGTATCCGTTCATGCTTCCTTGAGGACACCGCCATCGGCAACAGCAACAGAATGACTGTCAGCTCGGAGACAGCTGGTCCAGAAGGAGCTGTAAGGCCTGAGGACATCAAGAGGGACCCTGGGGAGCCAGGCAAGGATGCAG GTGCAGAGCCTAGAAGCCAGTTCCCTCACCACCGTGACCAGGCTCCCCCCCGGCAACAGCGACGTCTTGACCTTCATCTCCGACCTTGA